From Deltaproteobacteria bacterium, a single genomic window includes:
- a CDS encoding carbohydrate ABC transporter permease, with protein sequence MSRARHSRALHVWLSVVAVVMLAWTLFPVYYMLLLSFTPTNDLFKPGLYVEHPTIRNYVYTMGQDNPFVRYFWQQIGNSLVIAVWAMVVVAAIAALGSFAMARINFRFRRWVSGLTLFTYVIPSSFLSIPFFRMMADYDLIDSKLAVVLAMVTFASPYALWVLSDCARSLPPEIEEAGAIDGAGILATFFHLYLPLIRPPLIAIGTYAFLYAWNEYLYALLLLTGEPRITLPVAMGNFLTTDNAPWNLLMAVSTVYSIPPVVLYYVFKRYLVSGLVSGAVSGS encoded by the coding sequence ATGAGCCGCGCGCGACACTCACGGGCCCTGCACGTGTGGCTCAGCGTGGTGGCCGTGGTCATGCTGGCCTGGACGCTGTTCCCCGTCTACTACATGCTCCTGCTGTCGTTCACCCCGACGAACGACCTCTTCAAGCCCGGGCTCTACGTCGAGCACCCCACGATCCGCAACTACGTGTACACGATGGGGCAGGACAACCCGTTCGTGCGCTACTTCTGGCAGCAGATCGGCAACAGCCTCGTGATCGCCGTGTGGGCGATGGTCGTGGTGGCCGCCATCGCCGCCCTCGGCTCGTTCGCGATGGCGCGGATCAACTTCCGCTTCCGCCGCTGGGTGTCCGGGCTCACGCTCTTCACCTATGTGATCCCGTCGTCGTTCCTGTCCATCCCGTTCTTCCGGATGATGGCGGACTACGACCTCATCGACAGCAAGCTGGCGGTCGTGCTGGCCATGGTGACGTTCGCCTCGCCGTATGCGCTCTGGGTGCTCTCGGATTGCGCGCGCTCGCTGCCGCCGGAGATCGAAGAGGCGGGCGCCATCGACGGCGCGGGGATCCTCGCCACGTTCTTTCACCTCTACCTGCCGCTCATCCGGCCGCCGCTCATCGCGATCGGGACCTACGCGTTTCTCTACGCCTGGAACGAGTACCTCTATGCGCTGCTGCTGCTGACCGGCGAGCCGCGCATCACACTGCCCGTGGCCATGGGCAACTTCCTCACGACGGACAACGCGCCGTGGAACCTGCTGATGGCGGTGTCCACGGTCTACTCGATCCCGCCCGTCGTGCTGTACTACGTCTTCAAGCGCTATCTGGTGAGCGGGCTCGTCTCGGGCGCCGTCTCCGGGAGCTGA